One window of Fusarium keratoplasticum isolate Fu6.1 chromosome 2, whole genome shotgun sequence genomic DNA carries:
- a CDS encoding Zn(2)-C6 fungal-type domain-containing protein, with product MSEPSVGSPAAGASTALTKRKPMPRKGHTKSRAGCVCCKRRKVKCDEVAPQCGPCQRLGLPCEYLGKQSRSQSSSVARPLRTTPAMYDANDMNFFRHFLFEAYPPLPVDGFTVWQQASKLSHEYEFLLHAMLGLGASHLGLLTPIDYNKVALKHRVTAIRELNSHLSKPDISKSGGEAAFAAMLVLTFQSSYMSDGMIDFLTMVRGCWLVGYGVGDLEQTIFKTFARSSYYEKIKVLAQQDDTVHYLDALIANQFCASVRRIAPFCKSVPELRYLAHMEKIASLAAIDPAESYRELSFFYDILGELTSNDFSHFVDPQNYVSQLVIMHTLVLDFVMSKKAVDEFGKTGIGRHGYDCRRAMSKVWIEEIQGRLPAEYQEYAEWPVKLVKSLNYSFDKDAEVWEPFLLSRGTATLSETDTLSLVEGHSDTDQAPVESSSLLSS from the exons ATGTCGGAACCCTCGGTCGGGTCCCCTGCCGCTGGCGCTTCCACGGCATTGACCAAGCGAAAGCCAATGCCAAGAAAAGGACACACCAAGTCTCGAGCAGGCTGCGTCTGCTGCAAGAGGCGTAAGGTCAAATGTGATGAAGTAGCTCCCCAGTGCGGCCCATGCCAACGACTAGGCTTGCCTTGCGAGTATCTCGGCAAGCAGAGCCGAAGCCAGTCATCCAGCGTGGCCCGGCCGTTGCGAACAACACCGGCCATGTATGATGCTAACGACATGAACTTTTTTCGACATTTTCTGTTTGAAGCGTACCCGCCTCTTCCTGTAGACGGATTTACTGTGTGGCAACAGGCCTCAAAGCTTTCGCACGAG TACGAGTTTCTGCTACACGCCATGCTTGGCCTCGGGGCATCACATCTTGGTCTTCTGACTCCGATTGACTACAACAAAGTTGCTTTGAAACATCGAGTCACGGCAATTAGGGAGCTCAACAGCCATCTCTCAAAACCCGACATCTCAAAATCTGGGGGTGAAGCTGCGTTCGCCGCTATGCTTGTCCTGACCTTTCAGTCATCTTACATGTCTGATGGCATGATTGACTTTTTAACCATGGTCAGAGGCT GCTGGCTTGTTGGCTACGGGGTGGGGGATCTGGAGCAGACCATCTTCAAGACGTTTGCGAGATCCAGCTATTACGAAAAGATAAAGGTACTTGCTCAGCAGGACGATACCGTACATTACCTCGACGCTCTTATTGCCAACCAGTTCTGCGCGAGCGTGAGGAGAATTGCACCCTTTTGTAAGAGTGTCCCAGAGCTGCGTTATCTCGCACACATGGAAAAGATAGCGAGCCTGGCAGCTATAGACCCGGCAGAAA GCTACCGTGAACTGTCCTTCTTTTATGACATATTAGGTGAACTTACCAGCAACGACTTTTCCCACTTTGTCGACCCTCAGAATTATGTTTCTCAACTGGTCATTATGCATACTCTTGTTCTCGACTTTGTCATGAGTAAGAAGGCAGTCGACGAGTTTGGCAAGACTGGAATAGGCAGACATGGTTATGACTGTAGAAGGGCCATGTCGAAAGTGTGGATTGAAGAGATTCAGGGGCGACTCCCCGCTGAATATCAAGAGTATGCAGAGTGGCCAGTTAAGCTCGTCAAGAGTCTGAACTACTCGTTTGATAAAGACGCTGAAGTTTGGGAGCCCTTCCTCTTGAGTAGGGGAACAGCGACTCTGTCCGAGACGGATACCTTGTCGTTGGTGGAAGG GCACTCCGATACAGACCAAGCTCCCGTCGAATCTTCCTCCCTATTGTCTTCCTAG